In Runella sp. SP2, the genomic window TTTTGACAAACGTTTTGTATATAAAACTACAATATCTGATACTAATGGTGTTATAACTAGTTCAAATGAAGAGTTTTTTTTTAATTCTAGATTACCGCATATACAGATGATAACATCTCTTGATATAGATTCCAATTATTTATTAATCGATTATAACAGGAAGATTGTCTTAATGTTTGAAACTACAGATTCTTTAAAGCGAGGTGTAATCCTACCCATAGTTTCGGTTGTTTCTCAATTGAATGATACAAAAGTAAAAACATCTCTGTTACTTGGAGCAAAATTAGATTTAGAGAATAAAAACATAAATTCCTTTGAATGTAAAAGGTTTGATCAGACCATTGATACATTAAAATCTACTTTCTATTTATCATCTAATGCCTCTGTATTTACTTTTTCTACTGCTGAAAAAATAAGTATGACAAAAATGCTTTTTAATGATTCAACGGTGAGTGGATTACTAGTGAAATGGATAATTACGAACACCAAAAGTAAAGTCATCGAAGAAAAAGTATTAACTACTATTGATGATGTAAAAATGGAATTGAATACAAAAGAATATTCTATTTTAGGTCTTTCTGGAGGGCTTTTTGCTGGCCTTTTAGAAGGTTCAACCTACAAAAGAGATACTACAGTATATGTATTACCGATAAGGCTCGACAATAAATATGGTATCATAAAGTACCAAGGGGATAAAGAAGAAACTATAGTCCCTCATGAATATGATGAATGTAAACTTTTAAGCGATAGTTTAATTGCATTGATGAAAGAAGGGAGTTGGCAAATATATCAAGTTTCTAAAAATAAATTCCTTCCAAATTTAGATTGTATAAATATCGAACGAATGGGAGGGCTTGAGATATCTACGATAGCATTACAGTTTCCTAGTTCCATTTGGGGTCTAATAGATTCTTTAGGTAATATCATTTCAGCTCCTAAATATGAAGACTTTGTTTATGAATCTTATTTTAATATTGCTAAAGCCAAGAAAAATAACTATTGGGGATTGGTTAATAAAAAAGGAGAGGAAATTACGCCTCAAATATATGACGAAATATCTTTCTACGATGGACCAGGTATAGCAGTTATGGAGAGTGGAAAATGGGGGGTTATAAGCTATTTAGGTGAAATAATTGTTCAACCACAATACGAAAAAATTAATGGAATTAGTGACTTGATAACAGTAAAGAAAAATGGTAAATGGGGTTTTATTGATAGAAATAATAAAATTGTTATTCCTTTTATATATAATAATGTAAATAATTTTTCTCAAGGTTTAGCGTCGGTTAAAAAAAATAATAAATGGGGTTTTATTGATAAGAAAAATCAAACTATAATCCCTTTTTTATTTGATGGGGCGTTTTATTTTGGCGAAGATGGTCGTTCAAGAGTTATAAAAGGTATGAAAGAGTTTGTAATTGATAAGACTGGTAAATGCATTGAAGATTGTAAATAATTGAACACATACTTATGAAACCCAACTTCCTCAACATAGAAAAAGAACTAGCTACTTCCTTGCGTCAACACGACAAATTGCAAGAGGGACTAAAACCCTTCGTCACTGCTGAAGGAATTAAAGTAAAAACGACATTTACCAAAGCAGATGTCGCCGATGCCGAACATTTGGGATTTGCGGCGGGAATTCCTCCCTTTTTGCGCGGTCCGTACAGCACCATGTACGTGATGCAACCTTGGACGGTGCGCCAATATGCAGGATTTTCGACGGCGGAGGAGTCCAATGCGTTTTACCGTAGAAACCTAGCCGCAGGGCAAAAAGGACTTTCGGTAGCGTTCGACTTAGCAACCCACCGTGGGTACGATTCCGACCACCCGAGGGTGGTGGGCGATGTAGGCAAAGCAGGGGTAGCCATCGACAGTGTTGAGGATATGAAAATTCTTTTCGACCAAATTCCCCTTGACCAAATGTCAGTTTCGATGACCATGAATGGGGCTGTGGTTCCGATTATGGCCTTTTATATTTTGGCCGCCGAAGAACAAGGCGTTTCTCCCGACCAGTTGGCGGGGACGATTCAGAACGATATTTTGAAAGAGTTCATGGTGCGCAACACCTACATTTATCCTCCCGCGCCAAGTATGCGCATCATTGGGGATATTTTTGCGTACGCAAGCCGTTTTATGCCCAAATTCAACAGCATCAGTATCAGTGGTTACCACATGCACGAAGCGGGCGCACCTGCCCACATTGAGCTTGCCTACACGCTGGCCGATGGGTTGGAGTACATACGGACGGGCTTGGAAGCGGGAATGGACATTGATGATTTTGCGCCGCGTCTGTCGTTCTTTTGGGGGAT contains:
- a CDS encoding WG repeat-containing protein, whose product is MKQVFLFVIFSIFSYTMYGQNTQKEVAGDSLSLDVFRKMLIGSNEIDSLYTFDKRFVYKTTISDTNGVITSSNEEFFFNSRLPHIQMITSLDIDSNYLLIDYNRKIVLMFETTDSLKRGVILPIVSVVSQLNDTKVKTSLLLGAKLDLENKNINSFECKRFDQTIDTLKSTFYLSSNASVFTFSTAEKISMTKMLFNDSTVSGLLVKWIITNTKSKVIEEKVLTTIDDVKMELNTKEYSILGLSGGLFAGLLEGSTYKRDTTVYVLPIRLDNKYGIIKYQGDKEETIVPHEYDECKLLSDSLIALMKEGSWQIYQVSKNKFLPNLDCINIERMGGLEISTIALQFPSSIWGLIDSLGNIISAPKYEDFVYESYFNIAKAKKNNYWGLVNKKGEEITPQIYDEISFYDGPGIAVMESGKWGVISYLGEIIVQPQYEKINGISDLITVKKNGKWGFIDRNNKIVIPFIYNNVNNFSQGLASVKKNNKWGFIDKKNQTIIPFLFDGAFYFGEDGRSRVIKGMKEFVIDKTGKCIEDCK